Proteins from a genomic interval of Bombus affinis isolate iyBomAffi1 chromosome 14, iyBomAffi1.2, whole genome shotgun sequence:
- the LOC126923976 gene encoding dihydroorotate dehydrogenase (quinone), translated as MSHRLNNKQKLKSLLQVTATATMFYGGYCIYQGDEKFYNRFIMPLARFVNPEVAHNIAVKVLKWGLLSAKDTNDPASLIVDVWGMKFKNPLGMAAGFDKQGEAIEGLHKIGFSFVEIGSVTPKPQAGNLRPRVFRLSEDNAVVNRYGFNSEGHEVVWERLQRLKKNQNFDGIVGVNLGKNKTSDNAAQDYIDGIKKFADVADYFVINISSPNTPGLRTLQNKKELEDLLIKINNVRQSVQCKQPLLLKLAPDLSDSEKQDIADVILQQSSSVDGLILCNTTVTRNNLVSPLKEETGGLSGAPLADMSTAMISDMYKRTKGTIPIIGVGGIFTGEDAYNKIKAGASLVQVYTSFTYRGPPVIGKIKRELDDILKKDGLQSIKDAIGKDANVR; from the exons atgTCACACCGTCTGAAtaacaaacaaaaattaaaatcacTTTTACAAGTGACTGCCACTGCCACTATGTTTTATGGTGGTTATTGCATTTACCAGGGTGATGAGAAGTTTTATAACAGATTTATCATGCCGCTTGCAAGGTTTGTAAATCCTGAAGTTGCACACAATATAGCAGTGAAGGTCTTGAAATGGGGTCTTTTATCTGCAAAAGATACAAATGATCCAGCTTCCTTAATTGTTGATGTTTGGGGCATGAAATTTAAGAATCCGTTAGGAATGGCAGCTGGTTTTGACAAACAAGGAGAAGCAATAGAGGGTTTGCACAAAATAGGATTTAGCTTTGTAGAAATAG gaTCAGTTACACCGAAACCTCAGGCTGGCAACTTAAGACCAAGAGTATTCAGGTTGTCGGAAGACAATGCAGTTGTTAACCGATATGGTTTCAATAGCGAAGGTCATGAAGTGGTTTGGGAACGCTTgcaaagactgaagaagaatcAGAACTTTGATGGTATTGTTGGAGTTAATTTAGGTAAAAATAAAACATCAGACAACGCCGCGCAAGATTATATAGATGGAATAAAGAAATTCGCAGATGTAGCAGATTACTTTGTAATTAACATATCTAGTCCTAATACTCCTGGATTAAGAACGTTgcagaataaaaaagaattggaagacttgttaataaaaataaacaatgtCAGACAATCCGTACAATGCAAACAACCATTGTTGTTGAAGTTGGCTCCAGATTTATCTGATTCTGAGAAGCAGGATATCGCGGATGTAATACTTCAACAATCATCGAGTGTGGATGGCCTGATATTGTGTAATACTACAGTTACGCGAAATAATTTAGTGAGTCCTCTTAAAGAGGAAACAGGAGGGCTTAGTGGAGCTCCTTTGGCTGATATGTCCACAGCAATGATTTCGGATATGTACAAACGAACGAAAGGTACCATTCCTATTATTGGAGTTGGTGGAATATTTACTGGAGAGGATGCTTATAACAAAATCAAAGCTGGCGCTTCTTTGGTACAAGTTTATACGTCGTTTACGTACCGAGGGCCACCAGTTATTGGGAAAATTAAACGAGAATTGGATGATATACTCAAAAAAGACGGTCTACAGTCTATTAAAGATGCAATTGGAAAAGATGCGAATGTTAGATGA
- the LOC126923967 gene encoding odorant receptor 7a-like isoform X4: protein MLTIVQSEMYLDSNDAEKNLDALVILSCGILAVSKIIQFRIRPAALISNFTSAVEDYNELRDEEKRVIMRKHAYMGRVASASVICFAYFSSILFITVPMLAEEEEKDIVNVTEESITEYPLPSENVIAVIKMPDNLHFIVFIVEYLMLLFLSTGNIGSDSLFFGIIFHLCGQVEILRLEFNRLNNENEKAMEHFISLTKRHIYLLKLAKMLSETISSILIVQLFTSCILICTSGLQFIIALSVGNIVMTIKSFIVSSTLLLQLFAYSYVGEYLKRQMEAVGNSVYFCSWYDIPKCVAKDIIYVIMRTQDPVFLKAGKFFVVNMETYMSIIKTSMSYLSVLRVMVTT, encoded by the exons attatacagtttcgtattcgGCCTGCTGCCCTTATCTCCAATTTTACGTCCGCGGTTGAGGATTATAACGAATTGCGGGACGAAGAGAAGCGAGTGATAATGCGAAAACACGCTTATATGGGCAGAGTGGCCAGTGCCAGTGTGATATGTTTCGCGTATTTCAGCTCGATTCTCTTCATAACTGTACCTATGCTGGctgaagaggaagaaaaagatatAGTCAACGTAACGGAGGAAAGTATAACGGAGTATCCTTTACCTTCCGAAAATGTAATAGCAGTTATAAAAATGCCGGATAATTTGCATTTCATTGTTTTTATCGTCGAATACTTGATGCTGCTATTCCTGAGTACTGGAAATATAG gAAGCGATTCCTTGTTCTTCGGTATCATTTTTCACCTGTGCGGTCAGGTAGAAATTCTGAGGCTTGAGTTCAATAGATTGAACAACGAGAACGAAAAAGCAATGGAACATTTCATCTCATTAACTAAGAGGCATATTTACCTGCTGAAGTTAGCCAAAATGCTGAGCGAGACCATCAGCTCTATCTTGATTGTGCAACTATTCACGAGTTGTATACTTATTTGTACAAGCG GACTTCAATTTATTATCGCTCTGAGCGTTGGAAACATCGTCATGACAATAAAGTCATTTATAGTATCGAGCACGCTACTGCTGCAATTATTTGCATACAGCTACGTGGGCGAATACTTGAAGCGTCAGATGGAAGCCGTCGGTAACTCGGTGTATTTCTGTAGCTGGTACGATATACCGAAATGTGTGGCAAAGGATATCATTTATGTCATTATGAGAACTCAAGATCCAGTTTTCTTAAAAGCTGGAAAATTCTTCGTAGTCAATATGGAAACATATATGAGTATTATAAAAACTTCTATGTCGTATCTTTCAGTTCTTCGAGTGATGGTAACTACTTGA
- the LOC126924498 gene encoding LOW QUALITY PROTEIN: cilia- and flagella-associated protein 61-like (The sequence of the model RefSeq protein was modified relative to this genomic sequence to represent the inferred CDS: deleted 2 bases in 1 codon; substituted 1 base at 1 genomic stop codon), with the protein MLSIWLGDPEVYFHGRKSLDAATEIFGVRLMEHADLPNLEQLIRPETYEIFGDVELERIFEASCLSMVQCNEKCEIVSGICLCNYPNVPSVAPDDWLTWLYRLYKIEDVTEGNAMFIHILVWDKRYTGNFFADLLTGLFDITSYLQHVILVIPPQIIIREPKDGSFGRRGSKPPVVLIPAAADVFEQQMIRIPQYRADKPSVQSIYITERHLKNPRLKIRRAVEEDNDDIVAIIDAESSLVKEFYGEFYVSEMIRNPDNCRRLIVSEDDDGFATGVMFLNSNADVDTLNQNFELRPYNGLRKIHENDKFLRQSMQPASKTFFSIFWRKSLGESTEELVFSIVLRFGTYRICDLFFLTTNSGENLFVLNRFICQMHLCQTYSHRIRFSEKLSPEESMEIFEDTDSRVSVASNDGWTKLMPPMRKLIDPSIMTFTSDLQSIADYFDTYYQSKLMTNAFTDSLFTIPREFPTNFDLLFDFYLRGTKPIATFFCNKGRSIVTFGESFGDPVFDKIDVPSQPVYHGDVNAFVLEIFAMKDQMKRRWSRNFMEAAFECFPDLDYCVILLPFSHPYFPLLQHFVRVPLKCNKDYPMTLYVMHRAALLGHIKLREAKLSDRDDIQELLQNIPKAEQVLIDFDIAMDKKPSEMQCYVCQWKDRIIGVAILCVEKEVTYIRRRYHIEDYIAEKNIPGDAYGRILHFILMPVFSIHLPFFFCEIARFSGMIVLYYRLTETALSALTRTHPLTICLNTMASVRPRRRIEYKYHGFEEADEPTKRTERFSLFMTSPRIALIPKPIIDSRVVVVGASDCAVAFLEHLIFGQSFIRFANITLISPHGLPFEDEDEMCARLLPFKGRYCPRYRRLIGARYRISIVYGTVTSIQRYGKTERKYELSQTFTIYITVLMKFLQMFSIMTQIFSWPIAPNRKEKYVTVMHQGNITYDYLILTCGMQYQRPQFQDELDEQKKGEFLQHETPWNCLTINDDTEAAICLEKIEVLTNKLKRERKIIFYGHNIDCYCALQGLLEFGVKGSWITLIQPPLQKCTSYENIFFNDCEVQKARELDLFFFNRSNDTLRLHCTTLSDYFVTDIQCLYINMWLWKVYAEVMKSISENNIEVLVGWELIDWHVKSLPRGTMIEAIVIRLRGKTRTLDCDAFLNFREKTINMRIFLAICRSGLMFDGQLVIDTELRTNDPSIFAAGSITKYCRRFYLEAWQHIYFNSIEIGEKLAKILRSVIENEHRCSETSVAQLKSKEDQPIVVFRSPKIVACTLPGGYRYVHVAKSGKSMLRKPTIQYNVYVSFHCAFATFREEIRLSDRIXGEVLITGSCTSEIGYFRIQLNRFDMIETVTCFNKKDFEVRHMVALYGKHESLLNELKARFEKSLISDFYAYFREPWAMAIFYDRFECLRVENRATLLSKTVRETNIENNSLEKRTTNKFFSRQAIPGQSLVDDCVRALVQSNWNAIQDNDRQTIQSRFAGSVYQQEIEENLLDLLQFSEEDLPVYCTPGKFRELYADIENSPLYTDL; encoded by the exons atgttgAGTATATGGCTGGGCGATCCAGAGGTATATTTCCACGGAAGGAAAAGTCTGGATGCAGCGACAGAGATTTTCGGTGTTAGACTAATGGAGCACGCCGATCTGCCTAATCTCGAGCAACTCATACGTCCGGAGACGTATGAAATTTTTGGAGACGTGGAACTCGAACGCATCTT CGAGGCGAGTTGTCTATCAATGGTGCAGtgtaacgaaaagtgtgaaatCGTTTCAGGCATATGCCTTTGCAATTATCCGAACGTGCCGTCGGTGGCTCCAGATGATTGGCTGACTTGGTTGTACAGATTGTACAA GATCGAAGATGTGACAGAAGGAAACGCGATGTTTATACATATCCTCGTGTGGGACAAACGATATACTGGCAACTTCTTCGCAGACCTACTGACAGGACTCTTCGATATTACGTCGTATTTGCAGCACGTGATTCTCGTGATTCCTCCTCAGATTATCATACGTGAGCCCAAAGATGGATCTTTCGGTAGACGCGGCTCAAAACCACCGGTGGTTTTAATT CCAGCTGCCGCGGACGTGTTCGAACAGCAGATGATCAGGATCCCGCAATACCGTGCCGACAAGCCGTCCGTGCAGTCAATCTACATAACCGAACGTCATCTAAAAAATCCCAGGCTCAAGATTCGACGTGCTGT AGAAGAGGATAACGACGACATAGTAGCGATCATCGACGCGGAGTCGAGCCTCGTAAAAGAATTTTATGGAGAATTTTACGTCAGCGAGATGATTCGCAATCCTGACAACTGTCGACGACTGATCGTTTCCGAGGATGACGATGGTTTTGCTACTGGCGTAATGTTTCTCAATAGCAACGCAGATGTAGATACGCTCAATCAGAATTTCGAACTGCGACCGTACAATGGTCTTAGAAAGATCCATGAAAACGACAAATTTCTTCGACAAAGCATGCAGCCTGCCAGCAAGACGTTCTTCTCTATATTTTGGAGAAAGTCCCTTGGGGAATCAACGGAAGAGTTAGTATTTTCTATTGTACTTCGTTTTGGGACATATCGAATTTGCGACTTATTCTTTCTGACGACTAATTCTGGAGAA AATCTATTtgtcttgaacagatttatCTGTCAGATGCATTTATGTCAGACATATTCACACCGCATTAGATTCTCCGAGAAACTTTCACCGGAAGAGAGCATGGAAATCTTCGAGGACACAGATTCTAGAGTTTCTGTAGCTTCCAACGATGGATGGACAAAACTGATGCCACCTATGAGAAAACTGATCGATCCATCGATAATGACCTTCACCAGTGATCTGCAATCGATAGCCGATTACTTCGACACGTACTATCAATCAAAATTGATGACCAACGCGTTCACAGACTCGTTATTTACGATACCACGTGAGTTCCCCACGAATTTCGACTTACTGTTCGATTTTTATTTAAGAGGAACAAAACCAATTGCGACTTTTTTTTGCAACAAAGGAAGATCTATCGTTACCTTCGGTGAATCTTTCGGAGACCCAGTATTTGACAAGATCGATGTCCCTTCGCAGCCTGTTTATCACGGCGATGTTAACGCATTCGTTTTGGAAATTTTCGCGATGAAAGATCAAATGAAACGTCGCTGGAGTAGGAACTTCATGGAGGCCGCGTTCGAGTGTTTTCCCGACTTGGATTATTGCGTGATCCTTCTGCCTTTCTCTCATCCTTACTTTCCTCTCCTCCAACATTTCGTG CGTGTGCCACTGAAGTGTAACAAGGATTATCCgatgacgctatacgtaatgCATCGTGCTGCTCTTCTGGGTCACATAAAGCTTCGAGAAGCTAAGCTTTCCGATAGAGACGACATACAAGAACTTTTACAGAATATTCCAAAAGCGGAACAAGTTTTAATAGACTTTGATATCGCGATGGATAAAAAACCATCAGAGATGCAGTGTTATGTCTGTCAATGGAAGGACAGGATAATCGGTGTAGCAATTCTTTG cgTCGAGAAAGAAGTCACGTATATTAGACGACGTTATCACATAGAAGATTACATCGCAGAGAAAAATATACCTGGCGATGCTTATGGACGTATTCTACATTTCATACTGATGCCAGTTTTCTCCATTCATCTGCCCTTCTTCTTCTGCGAGATCGCTCGTTTTAGTGGCATGATCGTTCTTTATTATCGACTTACAGAAACAGCGTTGAGTGCATTG ACTCGTACGCATCCTCTGACGATATGCTTGAACACTATGGCTTCCGTGAGACCTCGTCGAAGAATCGAATACAAGTATCATGGTTTCGAGGAAGCTGACGAGCCTACGAAACGAACTGAACGTTTTTCGCTTTTCATGACGTCACCAAGGATCGCATTGATACCAAAACCGATCATCGATTCGAGGGTGGTTGTGGTGGGCGCCTCGGATTGTGCCGTTGCATTCTTAGAACATCTTATTTTTGG ACAAAGCTTCATACGATTCGCGAATATCACTCTGATATCGCCACACGGCTTACCTTTCGAGGACGAAGACGAAATGTGCGCGCGTTTGCTACCCTTCAAAGGCCGATATTGTCCGAGGTATCGTCGGCTGATTGGGGCACGTTATCGAATTAGTATTGTATATGGAACAGTGACGTCGATTCAAAGGTATGGAAAAACAGAGAGGAAA TATGAACTTTCACAAACATTCACGATCTACATTacagtgttaatgaaatttcttcAAATGTTTTCTATAATGACACAAATATTCTCGTGGCCGATTGCACCTAATAGGAAAGAGAAATACGTAACCGTGATGCATCAAGGAAACATTACGTACGATTATCTCATCTTAACCTGTGGAATGCAGTATCAGCGTCCTCAATTTCAAGATGAATTGGACGAACAGAAAAAAGG AGAATTTTTGCAGCACGAAACACCTTGGAACTGTTTGACGATCAATGACGATACAGAAGCAGCTATCTGTTTAGAGAAGATCGAAGTGCTGACAAATAAATTGAAACGCGAAA GGAAGATTATCTTTTATGGACACAACATCGATTGTTATTGCGCCCTTCAAGGATTGCTCGAATTTGGAGTTAAGGGTTCTTGGATCACACTGATCCAACCGCCATTGCAAAAGTGTACATCCTACGAAAATATCTTCTTCAACGATTGCGAAGTACAAAAAGCACGCGAATTagatttgtttttctttaatcGTTCCAACGACACTCTTCGACTCCACTGTACAACACTGAGCGACTATTTTGTTACTGATATACAATGTTTATAC AT AAATATGTGGCTATGGAAGGTGTACGCAGAAGTGATGAAGTCGATTTCGGAGAATAATATCGAGGTGCTCGTGGGTTGGGAATTGATCGATTGGCACGTAAAAAGCTTGCCACGAGGAACAATGATAGAAGCGATCGTTATCCGCCTGAGAGGTAAAACCAGAACGTTGGACTGCGACGCCTTTCTAAATTTTCGCGAGAAGACCATCAACATGAGGATATTTTTGG CGATCTGTAGGTCTGGACTCATGTTCGACGGCCAGCTGGTCATAGACACGGAATTAAGGACAAACGACCCATCGATCTTTGCTGCTGGTAGCATAACTAAGTATTGTAGAAGATTCTACCTCGAAGCCTGGCAACATATATACTTTAATAGTATAGAGATCGGCGAGAAA CTGGCGAAGATTCTTCGATCGGTCATCGAAAATGAACATCGATGCAGCGAGACATCGGTCGCACAGTTAAAAAGCAAGGAAGATCAACCGATAGTCGTGTTTCGATCACCGAAAATCGTGGCCTGTACTTTACCCGGTGGTTATCGCTACGTTCACGTGGCCAAGTCTGGAAAATCCATGTTACGCAAACCTACGATTCAGTACAACGTTTACGTGAGTTTTCATTGTGCTTTCGCTACGTTTCGCGAGGAAATTCGTTTAAGCGATCGTATTTAGGGTGAAGTGCTGATAACAGGCTCGTGTACATCAGAAATTGGCTACTTTCGCATACAACTGAATCGGTTTGACATGATAGAAACAGTAACGTGTTTCAACAAGAAG GATTTTGAAGTGCGTCATATGGTCGCGTTATACGGAAAACACGAGAGCTTACTGAACGAGCTTAAAGCACGTTTCGAA AAATCGTTGATCTCGGACTTTTACGCGTACTTCCGGGAACCATGGGCCATGGCGATCTTCTACGATAGATTCGAGTGTCTTCGAGTGGAGAACCGTGCTACGCTCTTGTCGAAAACGGTAAGAGAAACGAACATTGAAAATAATTCACTCGAGAAACGAACGACGAATAAATTTTTCTCGCGACAGGCAATTCCTGGACAATCATTAGTTGACGATTGCGTGCGTGCACTAGTACAATCCAACTGGAATGCG ATACAAGACAACGATCGTCAGACCATCCAATCGAGATTCGCTGGCTCGGTGTACCAGCAGGAAATAGAGGAAAATTTGCTAGATCTGCTACAGTTCTCCGAAGAAGACTTGCCTGTTTACTGCACTCCTGGAAAATTCCGTGAATTATACGCGGACATTGAAAACAGTCCACTGTACACGGATTTGTAA
- the LOC126923993 gene encoding uncharacterized protein LOC126923993 codes for MSVPKSLQSYFYERKCYLCEKHTVYPDHDDAKKSTHRVRFSEPSKMLRSASPQYPSRASDARVIRLTADQEVVLQEQFNRWPRAPHAADIVLLAAETGLSESDVEAWYAIRLAQWRKEQGLGGNLGLH; via the exons ATGAGCGTACCTAAGTCGCTTCAGTCTTACTTTTACGAAAGGAAGTGCTATTTGTGCGAGAAACACACGGTTTATCCAGACCACGACGATGCTAAGAAATCGACTCACAGAGTGAGATTCAGCGAGCCCA GCAAGATGTTAAGATCAGCTTCGCCACAATATCCCAGCAGAGCATCCGATGCTCGAGTGATCCGTCTGACAGCGGATCAAGAAGTTGTCCTCCAAGAACAGTTCAATAGATGGCCCAGGGCACCTCATGCGGCGGATATCGTCCTTTTGGCAGCCGAAACTGGACTCTCGGAATCCGACGTTGAG GCTTGGTATGCTATCCGATTAGCCCAGTGGAGGAAAGAACAGGGCCTGGGAGGAAATCTTGGTCTACATTAA
- the LOC126923967 gene encoding odorant receptor 7a-like isoform X2 produces MKTSMSKDFAYAMTPLKILSWPVGTWPLQDYDVFSAIRATIATFFLLLMVTVVQSEMYLDNSDAEKNLDGLVLITCGSLAASKIIQFRIRPAALISNFTSAVEDYNELRDEEKRVIMRKHAYMGRVASASVICFAYFSSILFITVPMLAEEEEKDIVNVTEESITEYPLPSENVIAVIKMPDNLHFIVFIVEYLMLLFLSTGNIGSDSLFFGIIFHLCGQVEILRLEFNRLNNENEKAMEHFISLTKRHIYLLKLAKMLSETISSILIVQLFTSCILICTSGLQFIIALSVGNIVMTIKSFIVSSTLLLQLFAYSYVGEYLKRQMEAVGNSVYFCSWYDIPKCVAKDIIYVIMRTQDPVFLKAGKFFVVNMETYMSIIKTSMSYLSVLRVMVTT; encoded by the exons ATGAAAACGTCGATGAGTAAGGACTTCGCTTACGCGATGACTCCGTTGAAGATCTTGTCGTGGCCTGTAGGTACCTGGCCTCTTCAAGACTACGATGTCTTCTCCGCTATACGTGCCACAATAGCGACATTTTTCTTG CTGCTAATGGTAACGGTCGTGCAATCGGAGATGTACTTAGACAACAGCGATGCCGAGAAAAATTTGGATGGACTAGTACTTATTACCTGCGGCAGTTTGGCAGCGTCAAAgattatacagtttcgtattcgGCCTGCTGCCCTTATCTCCAATTTTACGTCCGCGGTTGAGGATTATAACGAATTGCGGGACGAAGAGAAGCGAGTGATAATGCGAAAACACGCTTATATGGGCAGAGTGGCCAGTGCCAGTGTGATATGTTTCGCGTATTTCAGCTCGATTCTCTTCATAACTGTACCTATGCTGGctgaagaggaagaaaaagatatAGTCAACGTAACGGAGGAAAGTATAACGGAGTATCCTTTACCTTCCGAAAATGTAATAGCAGTTATAAAAATGCCGGATAATTTGCATTTCATTGTTTTTATCGTCGAATACTTGATGCTGCTATTCCTGAGTACTGGAAATATAG gAAGCGATTCCTTGTTCTTCGGTATCATTTTTCACCTGTGCGGTCAGGTAGAAATTCTGAGGCTTGAGTTCAATAGATTGAACAACGAGAACGAAAAAGCAATGGAACATTTCATCTCATTAACTAAGAGGCATATTTACCTGCTGAAGTTAGCCAAAATGCTGAGCGAGACCATCAGCTCTATCTTGATTGTGCAACTATTCACGAGTTGTATACTTATTTGTACAAGCG GACTTCAATTTATTATCGCTCTGAGCGTTGGAAACATCGTCATGACAATAAAGTCATTTATAGTATCGAGCACGCTACTGCTGCAATTATTTGCATACAGCTACGTGGGCGAATACTTGAAGCGTCAGATGGAAGCCGTCGGTAACTCGGTGTATTTCTGTAGCTGGTACGATATACCGAAATGTGTGGCAAAGGATATCATTTATGTCATTATGAGAACTCAAGATCCAGTTTTCTTAAAAGCTGGAAAATTCTTCGTAGTCAATATGGAAACATATATGAGTATTATAAAAACTTCTATGTCGTATCTTTCAGTTCTTCGAGTGATGGTAACTACTTGA